Proteins encoded in a region of the Massilia sp. UMI-21 genome:
- a CDS encoding ABC transporter ATP-binding protein, with the protein MSKRVADASGELTILQNIDFTVQPAETLALVGASGSGKSTLLGLLAGLDTPSSGTVVLDGTDIFALDEDGRAAFRKAKLGFVFQSFQLLAHLNALENVMLPLELRGDKEARAKAEAMLGRVGLSSRLRHYPKYLSGGEQQRVALARAFVTEPPLLFADEPTGSLDAATGESIIQLMFELNRERGSTLVLVTHDPAMAARCGRTLTIAAGRLA; encoded by the coding sequence CTGTCGAAGCGGGTGGCGGACGCCAGTGGCGAGCTCACCATCCTGCAAAACATCGATTTTACCGTGCAACCGGCCGAGACGCTCGCGCTTGTCGGCGCTTCCGGCTCCGGCAAGTCGACACTGCTGGGCCTGCTTGCCGGCCTCGACACGCCCTCGAGCGGCACCGTGGTGCTCGATGGCACCGATATCTTCGCGCTCGACGAGGACGGCCGCGCCGCTTTCCGCAAGGCGAAACTGGGCTTCGTGTTCCAGTCTTTCCAGTTGCTGGCCCACCTGAATGCGCTGGAAAACGTGATGTTGCCGCTGGAACTGCGCGGCGACAAGGAGGCACGGGCAAAAGCCGAGGCCATGCTGGGCCGGGTAGGCCTGTCGAGCCGCCTGCGTCACTATCCCAAATACCTGTCCGGCGGCGAGCAGCAGCGCGTCGCACTGGCGCGCGCTTTTGTCACCGAGCCGCCGCTGCTGTTCGCGGACGAGCCGACCGGCAGCCTCGATGCCGCTACCGGCGAATCGATTATTCAGTTGATGTTCGAGCTGAACCGCGAGCGCGGGTCGACCCTGGTGCTGGTGACGCACGACCCGGCGATGGCGGCTCGCTGTGGGCGCACGCTCACCATCGCTGCCGGGCGCCTGGCCTGA
- a CDS encoding NAD(P)H-hydrate dehydratase, producing the protein MDTKRTPPQQALYTVAQLREIDAGACAGLPPGTLMRRAGEAAARFALELLGEKRDLPVLLLAGPGNNGGDALEMAAVLADAGVDATVLYPPGQHETTDEAASAHERARAGTVGFIDMLPPDAQWGLVVDGLFGIGLTRPLAGEYRELVAALDSLRCPVLALDVPSGLDADTGAVVGPDGVAVRATHTISFLGDKPGLHTADGRDHAGQVRVEPLGVDPALLPAPAARLGTAEAFAQHLRARRQNTHKGSFGDVAIIGGAHGMAGAPVLAARGAMHAGAGRTFVAMLDAGPAYDSVQPEIMFRLAANLDFARRTLVIGPGMGGSAAAMRLLAKALDSDSPLVIDADAINLIGASPELLGRLAARKAPSVLTPHPLEAARLLGMTAAVIQSDRLAAARELALRSNAVVILKGSGSIVARPDGALLVNPTGNAGLATAGSGDVLSGICGALLGQGWPAWEAAAGGAWIHGAAADLLVAHGVGPIGMTAGELPAAARAVVNKLVNEKV; encoded by the coding sequence ATGGACACCAAGCGAACCCCACCACAGCAGGCCCTGTACACCGTCGCGCAACTGCGCGAGATCGACGCCGGGGCCTGTGCCGGGCTGCCGCCCGGCACCCTGATGCGGCGCGCCGGCGAAGCCGCGGCCCGCTTCGCGCTCGAACTGCTGGGCGAGAAGCGCGACCTGCCGGTGCTGCTGCTGGCCGGCCCGGGCAACAATGGCGGCGACGCGCTGGAGATGGCGGCCGTGCTGGCCGATGCCGGCGTCGACGCCACCGTGCTCTACCCGCCGGGCCAGCACGAGACCACCGACGAAGCCGCGAGCGCCCACGAACGCGCGCGTGCCGGCACGGTCGGCTTCATCGACATGCTGCCGCCGGACGCGCAATGGGGCCTGGTGGTGGACGGCCTGTTCGGCATCGGGCTGACCCGCCCCCTGGCGGGCGAGTACCGCGAGCTGGTGGCCGCGCTCGACAGCCTGCGCTGCCCGGTGCTGGCGCTGGACGTACCCAGCGGCCTGGATGCCGACACCGGCGCCGTCGTCGGCCCCGACGGCGTCGCGGTGCGCGCCACCCACACCATCAGCTTCCTGGGCGACAAACCCGGGCTGCACACGGCCGATGGGCGCGACCATGCGGGCCAGGTGCGGGTCGAGCCGCTCGGCGTCGACCCCGCGCTGCTGCCCGCCCCCGCGGCCCGCCTCGGCACGGCCGAGGCGTTCGCGCAGCACCTGCGCGCGCGCCGCCAGAACACCCACAAGGGCAGTTTCGGCGACGTCGCCATCATCGGCGGCGCCCACGGCATGGCCGGCGCGCCGGTGCTGGCCGCGCGCGGCGCCATGCATGCGGGCGCGGGGCGCACTTTCGTCGCCATGCTGGACGCCGGGCCGGCCTACGACAGCGTCCAGCCCGAGATCATGTTCCGCCTTGCCGCCAACCTTGACTTCGCGCGCCGCACCCTGGTGATCGGCCCCGGCATGGGCGGCTCGGCCGCCGCGATGCGCCTGCTGGCGAAGGCGCTGGACAGCGACAGCCCGCTGGTGATCGATGCCGACGCCATCAACCTGATCGGCGCCAGTCCGGAGCTGCTGGGGCGGCTGGCCGCGCGCAAGGCGCCGTCGGTACTCACCCCGCATCCGCTCGAAGCCGCGCGCCTGCTGGGCATGACGGCCGCGGTGATCCAGTCTGACCGCCTGGCAGCCGCGCGCGAACTGGCGCTGCGCAGCAATGCCGTGGTCATCCTGAAAGGATCGGGATCGATCGTCGCCCGCCCGGACGGCGCCCTCCTGGTCAACCCGACCGGCAATGCGGGCCTGGCCACGGCGGGCAGCGGCGACGTGCTGTCGGGGATTTGCGGGGCACTCCTGGGACAAGGCTGGCCGGCCTGGGAAGCGGCCGCCGGCGGCGCCTGGATCCATGGCGCCGCGGCCGACCTGCTGGTGGCCCACGGCGTCGGCCCGATCGGCATGACGGCCGGCGAACTGCCGGCGGCGGCGCGCGCGGTGGTGAACAAGCTAGTTAATGAAAAGGTTTGA
- a CDS encoding hydantoinase B/oxoprolinase family protein: MDWQFWIDRGGTFTDIVARRPDGQLVTHKLLSENPEQYRDAAVAGIRHLLGVASGAPVPAGRVEAVKMGTTVATNALLERKGEATLLAITRGFRDALRIAYQNRPRLFDRHIVLPELLYAEVVEIDERIGAHGDIVQPLDEAAARAQLQQAYTGGLRSIAIVFMHGYRYTAHEAAVARIAREIGFTQVSSSHEVSPLMKLVARGDTTVVDAYLSPILRRYVDQVAGELPGVNLQFMQSSGGLTDARAFQGKDSILSGPAGGIVGMVRASRLAGFERVIGFDMGGTSTDVSHFAGEHDSDYERVFETQVAGVRMRAPMMSIHTVAAGGGSILHFDGARYRVGPDSAGANPGPASYRRGGPLAVTDCNLMLGKIQPRHFPRLFGAGGDQPLDLEAVRAGFAAMAEQIGAATASTPAPEEVAEGFIEIAVGNMANAIKQISVQRGHDVTDYALTSFGGAGGQHACLVADALGMKTVFIHALAGVLSAYGMGLADQTAMREQAVELRLQEAGSEALAVRLDTLGAQARGQLLEQGVDPGRIELVQRVHLRYEGTDSAIVVPFNAVEVMQAAFEQAYKRRYSFLMPARALVVEAVSVEAIGRSDVPQESAALAGSGGAQPAPDETVRMFSGGAWVDTGVFLREAVKPGDQVRGPAIIAEANATTVVEPGWQAEVTPHNHLVLRRVEALPERRAIGTTADPVMLEIFNKLFMSIAEQMGLRLQNTAYSVNIKERLDFSCAIFDADGNLVANAPHMPVHLGSMGESIKTVMRKNAGHMKAGDVYALNDPYNGGTHLPDVTVISPVFDEAGEEILFYVGSRGHHADIGGTTPGSMPPDSQHIEQEGVLIDNFKLVDGLDGVLREPEARALLTGARYPARNPDQNMADLRAQVAANQKGVEELHKMVAHFGLDVVRAYMGHVQDNAEEAVRRVISALKDGHYRYELDNGARIEVAIRVDRASRSAEVDFTGTSGQLPNNFNAPSSVCMAAVLYVFRTLVDDEIPLNGGCLKPLRVIIPPGSMLNPHYPASVVSGNVETSTCITNALYGALGVMAASQGTMNNFTFGNARYQYYETISGGSGAGEGFDGTDVVQTNMTNSRLTDPEILEFRFPVRLESYAIRHGSGGAGRWHGGNGGVRKVRFLEPMTAAILSNNRIHAPFGMAGGGPGERGRNTVLRADGTVETLGHIGKVGMAPGDVFVIETPGGGGYGAR, translated from the coding sequence ATGGACTGGCAGTTCTGGATCGATCGAGGCGGCACCTTCACCGACATCGTGGCGCGCAGGCCCGACGGGCAACTGGTCACCCACAAGCTGCTCTCCGAGAACCCCGAGCAGTACCGTGACGCGGCCGTGGCCGGCATCCGCCACCTGCTCGGCGTGGCGAGCGGCGCGCCGGTTCCTGCGGGACGGGTAGAGGCGGTCAAGATGGGTACCACGGTCGCCACCAATGCGCTGCTCGAACGCAAGGGCGAGGCGACCCTGCTGGCGATCACCCGGGGTTTCCGCGACGCGCTGCGCATCGCCTACCAGAACCGTCCGCGCCTGTTCGACCGCCACATCGTGCTGCCGGAACTGCTGTACGCGGAAGTGGTCGAGATCGACGAGCGCATCGGCGCGCACGGCGACATCGTGCAGCCGCTCGACGAAGCCGCCGCCCGCGCGCAGCTTCAGCAGGCCTACACGGGCGGCCTGCGTTCGATCGCCATCGTCTTCATGCACGGCTACCGCTACACGGCGCACGAGGCCGCGGTCGCCCGCATCGCACGCGAGATCGGCTTCACCCAGGTGTCCAGCTCGCACGAGGTCAGCCCGCTCATGAAGCTGGTGGCGCGCGGCGACACCACCGTGGTCGACGCCTACCTGTCGCCGATCTTGCGCCGCTACGTCGACCAGGTCGCCGGCGAGCTGCCGGGCGTGAACCTGCAGTTCATGCAGTCCAGCGGCGGGCTGACCGATGCGCGCGCCTTCCAGGGCAAGGACAGCATCCTGTCCGGGCCGGCCGGCGGCATCGTCGGCATGGTGCGCGCCAGCCGCCTGGCCGGCTTCGAGCGCGTGATCGGCTTCGACATGGGCGGCACCTCGACCGACGTGTCGCATTTCGCGGGCGAGCATGACTCGGATTATGAGCGGGTGTTCGAAACCCAGGTGGCCGGCGTGCGCATGCGCGCGCCGATGATGAGCATCCATACGGTGGCGGCGGGCGGCGGCTCGATCCTGCACTTCGACGGCGCCCGCTACCGCGTCGGGCCGGACAGCGCCGGCGCCAACCCTGGCCCGGCCAGCTACCGCCGCGGCGGTCCGCTGGCGGTCACCGACTGCAACCTCATGCTGGGCAAGATCCAGCCCCGGCATTTTCCGCGCCTGTTCGGCGCAGGCGGCGACCAGCCACTCGACCTGGAGGCGGTGCGCGCCGGCTTCGCCGCGATGGCCGAACAGATCGGCGCGGCCACCGCCAGCACGCCCGCGCCCGAGGAAGTGGCCGAGGGCTTCATCGAGATCGCGGTCGGCAACATGGCCAATGCGATCAAGCAGATCTCGGTGCAGCGCGGCCACGACGTGACCGACTACGCGCTCACCAGCTTCGGCGGCGCCGGCGGCCAGCACGCCTGCCTGGTGGCCGACGCACTCGGCATGAAGACGGTGTTCATCCACGCGCTGGCCGGCGTCTTGTCGGCCTACGGCATGGGCCTGGCCGACCAGACCGCGATGCGCGAGCAGGCGGTCGAGCTGCGCCTGCAGGAGGCCGGCAGCGAGGCGCTGGCCGTGCGCCTGGACACGCTCGGCGCCCAGGCGCGCGGCCAGTTGCTGGAGCAGGGCGTCGACCCTGGCCGCATCGAACTGGTGCAACGCGTGCACCTGCGCTACGAGGGTACCGATTCGGCCATCGTGGTGCCGTTCAACGCGGTGGAGGTCATGCAGGCCGCGTTCGAACAGGCATACAAGCGCCGCTATTCCTTCCTGATGCCCGCGCGCGCGCTGGTGGTGGAGGCGGTGTCGGTGGAAGCCATCGGCCGCTCGGACGTACCGCAGGAGTCGGCGGCACTGGCCGGCTCGGGCGGCGCGCAGCCGGCGCCGGATGAAACGGTGCGCATGTTCAGCGGCGGCGCCTGGGTTGACACCGGCGTGTTCCTGCGCGAGGCCGTCAAGCCGGGCGACCAGGTACGCGGGCCGGCCATCATCGCCGAAGCGAATGCCACCACGGTGGTCGAACCGGGCTGGCAGGCCGAGGTCACGCCGCACAATCACCTGGTGCTCAGGCGGGTCGAGGCCTTGCCCGAGCGGCGCGCGATCGGCACCACGGCCGACCCGGTCATGCTCGAGATCTTCAACAAGCTGTTCATGTCGATCGCCGAGCAGATGGGCCTGCGCCTGCAGAACACGGCCTATTCGGTGAACATCAAGGAGCGTCTCGACTTCAGCTGCGCGATTTTCGACGCCGACGGCAACCTGGTGGCCAACGCGCCGCACATGCCGGTGCACCTGGGCTCGATGGGCGAGAGCATCAAGACCGTGATGCGCAAGAACGCGGGGCACATGAAAGCGGGCGACGTCTACGCGCTCAACGACCCCTACAACGGCGGCACCCACTTGCCCGACGTGACCGTGATCTCGCCGGTGTTCGACGAAGCGGGAGAGGAGATCCTGTTCTATGTCGGCTCGCGCGGCCACCACGCCGACATCGGCGGCACCACGCCGGGTTCGATGCCGCCGGATTCGCAGCACATCGAGCAGGAGGGCGTCCTGATCGACAATTTCAAGCTGGTCGATGGCCTGGATGGTGTCCTGCGCGAACCCGAGGCGCGCGCCCTGTTGACCGGGGCGCGCTACCCGGCGCGCAACCCGGACCAGAACATGGCCGACCTGCGCGCCCAGGTGGCGGCCAACCAGAAGGGCGTCGAGGAACTGCACAAGATGGTCGCGCACTTCGGCCTGGACGTGGTGCGCGCCTACATGGGCCACGTGCAGGACAACGCCGAGGAAGCGGTGCGCCGCGTGATCTCGGCGCTGAAGGACGGCCACTACCGCTACGAACTCGACAACGGCGCGCGGATCGAGGTGGCGATCCGGGTCGACCGCGCCAGCCGCAGCGCCGAGGTCGACTTCACCGGCACCTCGGGCCAGTTGCCAAACAATTTCAATGCCCCGTCCAGCGTGTGCATGGCGGCGGTGCTGTACGTGTTCCGCACCCTGGTCGATGACGAGATTCCGCTCAACGGCGGCTGCCTCAAGCCCTTGAGGGTGATCATCCCGCCCGGCTCGATGCTCAACCCGCACTATCCGGCCTCGGTGGTGTCGGGCAACGTCGAGACCTCGACCTGCATCACCAATGCGCTGTATGGCGCGCTGGGCGTGATGGCGGCCAGCCAGGGCACCATGAACAACTTCACCTTCGGCAATGCGCGCTACCAGTACTACGAGACCATCTCGGGCGGCTCGGGTGCGGGCGAAGGTTTCGACGGCACCGACGTGGTCCAGACCAACATGACCAACTCGCGCCTGACCGATCCGGAGATCCTGGAGTTCCGCTTCCCGGTGCGGCTGGAGAGCTACGCCATCCGCCACGGCTCGGGCGGTGCGGGGCGCTGGCACGGCGGCAATGGCGGGGTGCGCAAAGTGCGCTTCCTGGAACCGATGACGGCGGCCATCCTGTCCAACAATCGGATTCACGCGCCGTTCGGGATGGCGGGCGGCGGGCCGGGCGAGCGTGGGCGTAACACGGTGCTGCGGGCCGATGGGACCGTGGAGACCCTGGGCCACATCGGCAAGGTGGGGATGGCGCCGGGCGACGTGTTCGTGATCGAGACGCCGGGTGGTGGTGGCTACGGGGCGCGCTGA
- a CDS encoding response regulator — MQDNAKLTVLIVDPNQGMRGSLQTMLNQAGITRVESAINAGAAVKQLAKRSYDIILCEYDLGGPAGDGQDGQQLLEDLRHHRLITASTIFIMLTSEGVYDKVVSAAELTPTDYVLKPFTVETLSTRIKRALERRGALLPVWQLAAQGKPVDAIRACAGAALANPRYALDFLRLQAELHVSVGEHARAGAIYREVLAERPLGWAGLGLARTMVAQGRLEEARDCLAALVQGNPRLMAAYDLLARCHEQLGAVDAAQTVLEEAVSISPHMVRRLRKLGEVALENGDAEAAEKSFKQVVNKARYSEFRNPEDHVNLVKAMVTRGDVLGAGGVIRDLERSLRGNPDVDACKAYSNALLQEKMGNISAAVAELHMAVSATRTSSGLSPNLRIGLAQACLEHRMDEQASTVMLSVMGDASSHVSADQAMNVFVRAGRPDLADGMGQQLRAQAQILLGVADEKRNMGDVRGAVQTLLEALHMAPGNQQVMVAVAGGILRQINELGWDHALGEVAGEQIERLRAIDPGHPRLGALDEEFVQARRKYGIST, encoded by the coding sequence ATGCAAGACAACGCCAAGCTGACGGTGCTGATCGTCGATCCCAACCAGGGCATGCGCGGCAGCCTGCAGACCATGCTGAACCAGGCCGGGATCACCAGGGTGGAGTCGGCCATCAATGCCGGCGCCGCGGTCAAGCAGCTCGCCAAGCGCAGCTACGACATCATCCTCTGCGAGTACGACCTGGGCGGTCCCGCGGGCGACGGCCAGGACGGCCAGCAGCTGCTGGAAGACCTGCGCCACCATCGCCTGATCACCGCGTCGACCATCTTCATCATGCTCACTTCCGAAGGCGTGTACGACAAGGTGGTCAGCGCCGCCGAGCTGACCCCGACCGACTACGTGCTCAAGCCGTTCACGGTCGAGACGCTGAGCACCCGCATCAAGCGCGCGCTGGAGCGCCGCGGCGCCCTGCTCCCGGTCTGGCAGCTGGCCGCGCAGGGCAAGCCGGTGGATGCGATTCGCGCCTGCGCCGGCGCCGCCCTGGCCAACCCGCGCTATGCGCTCGACTTCCTGCGCCTGCAGGCCGAGCTGCATGTATCGGTGGGAGAACACGCGCGCGCCGGCGCCATCTACCGCGAAGTGCTGGCCGAGCGACCGCTGGGCTGGGCCGGCCTGGGCCTGGCGCGCACCATGGTCGCGCAAGGCCGGCTCGAGGAAGCGCGCGACTGCCTGGCGGCGCTGGTGCAGGGCAATCCGCGCCTGATGGCCGCCTACGACCTGCTGGCGCGCTGCCACGAGCAGCTGGGCGCCGTGGACGCGGCGCAGACGGTGCTGGAAGAAGCCGTGTCGATCTCGCCGCACATGGTACGCCGCCTGCGCAAGCTGGGCGAAGTCGCGCTCGAGAACGGCGACGCCGAGGCTGCCGAAAAGTCCTTCAAGCAGGTCGTGAACAAGGCCCGCTATTCGGAATTCCGCAATCCCGAGGACCACGTCAACCTGGTCAAGGCGATGGTCACGCGCGGCGACGTGCTCGGCGCCGGCGGCGTGATCCGCGACCTCGAGCGTTCGCTGCGCGGCAATCCCGACGTCGATGCCTGCAAGGCCTATTCGAATGCCCTGCTGCAGGAAAAGATGGGCAATATCAGCGCCGCCGTGGCCGAGCTGCACATGGCGGTCAGCGCCACGCGCACCAGCAGCGGCCTGTCGCCGAACCTGCGGATCGGCCTGGCCCAGGCCTGCCTCGAACACCGGATGGACGAACAGGCCTCGACCGTCATGCTGAGCGTGATGGGCGACGCATCAAGCCACGTGAGCGCCGACCAGGCGATGAACGTCTTCGTGCGCGCCGGCCGCCCCGACCTGGCCGACGGCATGGGCCAGCAGCTGCGCGCCCAGGCCCAGATCCTGCTGGGCGTGGCCGACGAGAAACGCAACATGGGCGACGTGCGCGGCGCGGTGCAGACCCTGCTGGAGGCGCTGCATATGGCGCCGGGCAACCAGCAGGTGATGGTGGCCGTGGCCGGCGGCATCCTGCGCCAGATCAACGAGCTCGGATGGGACCATGCGCTGGGCGAAGTGGCCGGCGAACAGATCGAGCGGCTGCGCGCGATCGACCCCGGGCATCCGCGCCTGGGCGCGCTGGACGAGGAATTCGTACAGGCCAGGCGCAAGTACGGTATTTCAACTTGA